Proteins encoded in a region of the Eschrichtius robustus isolate mEscRob2 chromosome 14, mEscRob2.pri, whole genome shotgun sequence genome:
- the DUSP18 gene encoding dual specificity protein phosphatase 18, which translates to MSHWPLTTGPMTASPCAFPVQFRQPSVSGLSQITSSLYISNGVAANNKLMLSSNHITTVINVSVEVVNTLYEDIHYVQVPVADTPMSRLCDFFDPIADHIHSVEVKQGRTLLHCAAGVSRSAALCLAYLMKYHAMSLLDAHTWTKSCRPIIRPNNGFWEQLIHYEFQLFGKNTVHMVSSPMGVIPDIYEKEVRLMIPL; encoded by the coding sequence ATGTCTCACTGGCCGCTGACCACCGGCCCGATGACAGCATCTCCGTGTGCCTTCCCAGTTCAGTTCCGGCAGCCCTCGGTCAGCGGCCTCTCACAGATCACCAGCAGCCTGTATATCAGCAACGGGGTAGCCGCCAACAACAAGCTCATGCTCTCCAGCAACCACATCACCACGGTCATCAACgtctcagtggaggtggtgaacACCTTGTACGAGGACATCCACTACGTGCAGGTGCCTGTGGCTGACACACCCATGTCGCGTCTCTGTGACTTCTTCGACCCCATTGCAGACCACATCCACAGCGTGGAGGTGAAGCAGGGCCGCACCCTGTTGCACTGTGCCGCCGGCGTGAGCCGCTCGGCCGCCCTCTGCCTTGCCTATCTCATGAAGTACCACGCCATGTCCCTGCTGGATGCCCACACATGGACCAAGTCATGCCGGCCCATCATCCGGCCCAACAATGGCTTTTGGGAGCAGCTCATCCACTATGAGTTCCAGCTGTTTGGCAAGAACACTGTGCACATGGTCAGCTCCCCCATGGGAGTGATCCCCGACATCTATGAGAAGGAGGTCCGTCTGATGATTCCACTGTGA
- the C14H5orf52 gene encoding uncharacterized protein C5orf52 homolog, which translates to MVPRRGEEWAVLGLRRNPGLVSPSRSCPARIHPPSGLCAQGPPTPPPNPPPRSRLPLASPGQRAVYGASRLRRGLLRVCASLQSLGTDLAPVLQSLPKVEEENPAVSQQPRPSVTWNLGSPIACAVAPQATTSSGTSPASAFFRRSRLGSRPDIHVRTKPQICFLRPRTAQPPVLFSLMNSSEAAVKKFLPKSHLSRVIIRDNLSAQRIYEMEVKASDKTKKKMGHLYDHLKKKFMTDQLRKLGRWRRESMNVRQYLDSIRVYKEPKKKDQPP; encoded by the exons ATGGTCCCTCGTCGCGGGGAGGAATGGGCCGTGCTGGGTCTCCGGAGAAACCCAGGCCTCGTCTCCCCGTCCCGGAGCTGCCCCGCCCGGATTCACCCG CCTTCCGGGCTTTGCGCACAAGgcccgcccaccccaccccccaatcccCCACCCCGGTCCCGCCTTCCTCTCGCGTCTCCCGGGCAACGCGCGGTGTACGGCGCCTCGCGTCTGCGCAGAGGCTTGCTCCGCGTCTGCGCCAGCCTACAGAGCTTGGGTACCGACCTGGCTCCCGTTCTCCAGTCGCTCCCAAAGGTGGAAGAAGAGAATCCTGCAGTTAGCCAGCAGCCCAGGCCCTCCGTCACATGGAACCTAGGCTCGCCCATTGCCTGTGCGGTGGCCCCCCAGGCGACCACCAGTTCTGGCACCAGCCCGGCCTCGGCCTTCTTCCGGCGCAGTAGGCTTGGCAGCCGCCCCGACATTCACGTACGGACCAAGCCGCAGATCTGCTTCCTGCGGCCGCGGACCGCTCAGCCGCCGGTGCTCTTCAG ctTAATGAATTCCAGTGAAGCAGCAGTGAAAAAATTTTTACCCAAGAGCCACTTATCTCGGGTGATTATTCGTGACAACCTCAGTGCACAACGAATCTATGAGATGGAGGTAAA AGCTTCAGACAAGACCAAGAAAAAGATGGGCCACTTGTATgaccacctgaaaaaaaaattcatgacagACCAGCTCAGAAAGCTGGGGCGCTGGCGACGGGAATCCATGAATGTCCGGCAGTACCTGGATAGCATCCGAGTGTACAAGGAGCCTAAGAAGAAAGACCAGCCACCCTAG